In a single window of the Micrococcaceae bacterium Sec5.7 genome:
- a CDS encoding DAK2 domain-containing protein, producing MKRWLGKAETALGNHSDRLNAINIFPVADGDTGTNLYLTVRSAVVALRDVESTEHDVGAVLAKAGQAAMEQARGNSGTLFSVFLCAAAEPLAGHTRLSSPLLAAALNRAQIRAWSALSDPVPGTMLSVMEAASRAVAAVDAGQNGDDSNHALGLALDAAVEGALAAVIRTEAQLDALQAAHVVDAGGVGMLLILDCLRSAVLGEELQSELLDGLHGYDLQDPHIHTAMPDDDGVEVMCTISLSPLDAATLRQRLDEIGESVIMSQLGGAADAGGSYRWRVHVHVLHSEPAVALIRSLGEPTDITVSELALPRDPNSPGTQLA from the coding sequence ATGAAGCGGTGGTTGGGCAAGGCGGAAACAGCCCTTGGAAACCACAGCGACCGCCTCAATGCGATCAACATTTTCCCCGTGGCCGACGGCGACACCGGCACCAACCTCTACCTCACCGTCCGTTCGGCAGTGGTTGCCCTGCGCGACGTGGAGTCCACCGAGCACGACGTCGGTGCAGTGCTGGCGAAGGCCGGCCAGGCCGCGATGGAGCAGGCCCGCGGCAATTCCGGCACGTTGTTCTCCGTTTTCCTCTGTGCCGCCGCCGAGCCTCTCGCGGGGCACACCAGGCTGAGCTCGCCGCTGCTGGCCGCGGCCCTGAACCGTGCGCAGATCCGAGCCTGGTCCGCCCTGAGCGACCCCGTTCCCGGAACCATGCTCTCAGTGATGGAGGCGGCATCGCGTGCTGTTGCCGCCGTTGATGCCGGCCAGAACGGTGATGACAGCAACCACGCGCTGGGCCTCGCCCTGGACGCCGCCGTTGAGGGCGCGCTTGCGGCCGTCATCCGCACGGAGGCCCAGCTGGACGCACTGCAGGCCGCCCATGTGGTGGACGCCGGCGGCGTGGGCATGCTGCTGATCCTTGACTGCCTCCGGTCGGCCGTCCTGGGCGAGGAACTGCAAAGCGAGCTTCTGGACGGCCTTCACGGCTATGACCTGCAGGATCCGCACATCCACACCGCCATGCCCGACGACGACGGAGTTGAGGTCATGTGCACCATCAGCCTTTCGCCGCTGGACGCCGCCACCCTGCGGCAGCGGCTGGACGAAATAGGCGAATCCGTGATTATGAGCCAGCTGGGCGGCGCAGCCGACGCCGGGGGCAGCTACCGCTGGCGTGTCCACGTCCACGTTCTCCACTCGGAACCGGCAGTGGCACTCATCCGTTCCCTCGGGGAGCCCACCGACATCACCGTCAGCGAACTCGCCCTGCCCCGCGACCCCAATTCACCGGGAACCCAACTGGCATGA
- the thiL gene encoding thiamine-phosphate kinase, whose product MPETPLTVADLSESGLLARIFPRLELGAQHNAGTLLGPGDDAAIVAVPDGRVVVSIDTQVQDQDFRLQWNNGYRTTGYDVGWKAAAQNLSDINAMGATATSLVISLTMPPETPVSWVEDFADGLTAGIRELGAAGCSVAGGDLGRGRELAVTAAVLGTLNGGHAVLRSGAGPGDTVALAGTVGRAAAGLALLESENALDSLTPAERALMDSQCRPVPPLAAGPLAQASGATAMMDISDGLVRDGARLAAASSVVLNLDWQELKRLAVPLLPASELLGADPLAWVLGGGEDHGLLATFPAGIQLPHGFTGIGSVEALAVNESTGVKIAGRPADTVGWDHFAD is encoded by the coding sequence GTGCCTGAAACACCGTTGACTGTTGCCGATCTTTCCGAATCCGGACTCCTTGCCCGGATCTTTCCGCGTCTGGAACTGGGCGCCCAACACAATGCCGGGACATTGCTCGGGCCCGGGGACGACGCTGCCATAGTTGCCGTGCCGGACGGCCGGGTGGTGGTCAGCATCGACACCCAGGTGCAGGACCAGGACTTCCGGCTCCAGTGGAACAACGGCTACCGCACCACCGGCTATGACGTCGGCTGGAAAGCCGCCGCGCAGAACCTCAGCGACATCAACGCCATGGGCGCCACAGCCACGTCGCTGGTGATCAGCCTCACCATGCCGCCGGAAACCCCGGTCAGCTGGGTGGAGGATTTCGCGGACGGCCTCACCGCAGGGATCCGGGAGCTGGGGGCAGCTGGCTGTTCAGTGGCCGGCGGGGACCTGGGCCGGGGCCGCGAGCTTGCCGTCACCGCTGCTGTGCTCGGCACGCTCAACGGCGGACACGCCGTGCTGAGGTCCGGGGCCGGGCCGGGGGACACCGTTGCCCTCGCCGGGACGGTGGGCCGTGCCGCTGCCGGGCTGGCGCTCCTGGAGTCGGAGAACGCACTGGATTCACTCACCCCGGCCGAGCGCGCCCTGATGGACAGCCAGTGTAGGCCGGTGCCGCCCCTTGCCGCCGGCCCGCTGGCACAGGCCTCCGGAGCAACAGCCATGATGGATATTTCGGACGGGCTGGTCCGCGACGGCGCCCGGCTGGCCGCAGCCAGCAGCGTTGTCCTGAATCTGGACTGGCAGGAACTGAAGCGGCTCGCGGTACCGCTGCTTCCGGCGTCGGAACTTCTCGGCGCGGATCCGTTGGCCTGGGTCCTTGGCGGCGGGGAGGACCATGGCCTTTTGGCCACATTCCCCGCAGGCATTCAGCTGCCTCACGGATTCACTGGGATAGGCTCAGTGGAAGCCCTTGCAGTAAACGAAAGCACTGGCGTCAAGATTGCGGGCCGGCCCGCTGACACTGTGGGATGGGATCACTTTGCAGACTAA
- a CDS encoding YdcF family protein: MNPRARRTLPAARNWFIAVFTVVLLWLIFSFQLFVNVDPLSLHRTDAVIMLGGAGSERLPVAQEVQRELNIPVLVLSHTDTPGNAEADTVCSSTTFPNASLMCFRPDDFDTRGEARAVGKLVADNGWKSVTVVTSTYHVTRAERLMEQCTTAEVQMVASHPDLDPGQWLRRFVIETGGLVDVSFRPEC, translated from the coding sequence GTGAACCCACGTGCCAGAAGAACGCTGCCGGCGGCCCGCAATTGGTTCATCGCCGTATTCACAGTAGTCCTCCTATGGTTGATTTTTTCGTTCCAGCTGTTCGTCAATGTGGATCCGCTGTCCTTGCACCGGACTGACGCGGTGATCATGCTGGGGGGTGCAGGTTCGGAACGTCTGCCGGTTGCGCAGGAAGTGCAGCGTGAATTGAACATCCCGGTCCTGGTGCTGTCCCACACGGATACCCCGGGAAACGCGGAGGCGGATACGGTCTGCAGTTCCACAACATTTCCCAACGCATCCCTGATGTGCTTCCGGCCGGATGATTTCGACACGAGAGGTGAAGCGCGGGCCGTCGGCAAACTTGTGGCTGACAACGGCTGGAAGTCCGTCACGGTGGTTACCTCCACTTATCACGTCACCCGGGCGGAGCGCCTGATGGAGCAATGCACGACGGCGGAAGTCCAGATGGTTGCCTCCCACCCGGATCTGGACCCGGGACAGTGGCTGCGGCGTTTTGTGATTGAGACCGGCGGTCTGGTGGACGTTTCATTCCGGCCCGAATGCTGA